One Streptomyces sp. NBC_00554 DNA segment encodes these proteins:
- a CDS encoding aerobic carbon-monoxide dehydrogenase large subunit, translating to MTTTEERPIGFGRMKRKEDPRFVRGKGHYVDDIHLPGMLHGAVLRSPFAHARIVSIDTSAAEAHPKVKAVITGETLAGLGLAWMPTLSMDTQAVLATDKVRFQGQEVAFVVAEDHYAARDAIELIDVEYEPLDPVVNARRALDADAPVIRDDLEGRTNNHIFDWEAGDKAATDEVFERADVVVEQTMLYPRVHPAPLETCGAVASMDPVDGKLTLYSTTQAPHAHRTLYAMVAGIPEHKIRVISPDIGGGFGNKVGIYPGYVCAIVGSIVTGRPVKWMEDRSENLMSTSFARDYHMTGEIAATRDGKILGVRVKVLADHGAFNSTAQPTKYPAGFFHIFTGSYDIEAAHCHVTGVYTNKAPGGVAYACSFRVTEAVYLIERMVDCLAAELGADPAELRMRNLLRPEQFPYENKTGWTYDSGDYPACLRKALDLAGYEELRKEQSEKRARGELMGIGLSFFTETVGAGPRKHMDILGLGMADGCELRVHPTGKAVVRLSVQTQGQGHETTFAQIIAEELGIPPEDIDVVHGDTDQTPFGLGTYGSRSTPVSGAAAAVVARKVRDKARIIAGAMLEVSPDDLEWTKGRWSVAGDPAVTKTIQEIALAAHGSLELPDGMEGHLEATTVYNPPNLTYPFGAYVCVVDVDSGTGAVKVRRFIAVDDCGTRINPMIIEGQVHGGLADGVGMALMELISFDEDGNCLSGSFMDYLLPTALEVPAWELDHTVTPSPHHPIGAKGIGESATVGSPPAVVNAVLDAIGVRHADMPLTPGRVWQAMRHGEVEAPQ from the coding sequence ATGACCACGACCGAGGAAAGGCCCATCGGCTTCGGCCGGATGAAGCGCAAGGAGGACCCGCGCTTCGTCCGCGGCAAGGGCCACTACGTGGACGACATCCACCTGCCCGGAATGCTGCACGGAGCCGTGCTGCGCAGCCCGTTCGCGCACGCCCGCATCGTCTCCATCGACACCTCGGCCGCCGAGGCCCACCCGAAGGTCAAGGCCGTGATCACCGGCGAGACCCTGGCCGGCCTCGGCCTCGCCTGGATGCCGACCCTGTCGATGGACACCCAGGCCGTGCTCGCCACCGACAAGGTGCGCTTCCAGGGCCAGGAGGTCGCGTTCGTCGTCGCCGAGGACCACTACGCGGCACGCGACGCGATCGAGCTGATCGACGTCGAGTACGAGCCGCTGGATCCGGTCGTCAACGCCCGCCGCGCCCTCGACGCGGACGCGCCCGTCATCCGGGACGACCTGGAAGGCCGTACGAACAACCACATCTTCGACTGGGAGGCGGGCGACAAGGCCGCCACGGATGAGGTGTTCGAGCGGGCCGATGTCGTCGTCGAGCAGACCATGCTCTACCCGCGTGTCCACCCCGCCCCGCTGGAGACCTGCGGGGCGGTCGCCTCCATGGATCCGGTCGACGGCAAGCTCACTCTCTACTCCACCACCCAGGCCCCGCACGCCCACCGCACCCTCTACGCGATGGTGGCCGGCATCCCCGAACACAAGATCCGCGTCATCTCACCTGATATCGGCGGCGGTTTCGGCAACAAGGTCGGCATCTACCCGGGATACGTCTGCGCGATCGTCGGATCGATCGTGACCGGACGGCCCGTGAAGTGGATGGAGGACCGCTCCGAGAACCTGATGAGCACCTCCTTCGCCCGCGACTACCACATGACCGGCGAGATCGCCGCGACCCGGGACGGCAAGATCCTGGGTGTACGGGTCAAGGTCCTCGCCGACCACGGCGCGTTCAACTCCACGGCGCAGCCCACCAAGTACCCGGCCGGCTTCTTCCACATCTTCACCGGCTCGTACGACATCGAGGCCGCGCACTGCCATGTCACCGGCGTCTACACCAACAAGGCCCCCGGCGGCGTCGCCTATGCCTGTTCCTTCCGGGTCACCGAGGCGGTGTACCTGATCGAGCGCATGGTGGACTGCCTTGCCGCCGAACTCGGCGCCGATCCGGCTGAGTTGAGGATGCGGAACCTGCTGCGTCCGGAGCAGTTCCCGTACGAGAACAAGACCGGCTGGACGTACGACTCCGGCGACTACCCCGCCTGTCTGCGCAAGGCCCTGGACCTCGCGGGGTACGAGGAGCTGCGCAAGGAGCAGAGCGAGAAGCGCGCCCGCGGTGAACTCATGGGCATCGGCCTTTCGTTCTTCACCGAGACGGTCGGCGCCGGGCCGCGCAAGCACATGGACATCCTGGGCCTCGGCATGGCCGACGGCTGCGAACTGCGGGTCCACCCGACCGGCAAGGCGGTGGTCCGGCTGAGCGTGCAGACGCAGGGGCAGGGCCACGAGACGACGTTCGCGCAGATCATCGCCGAGGAGTTGGGCATCCCGCCCGAGGACATCGACGTCGTGCACGGCGACACCGACCAGACCCCGTTCGGGCTCGGCACCTACGGAAGCCGCTCAACTCCCGTGTCAGGAGCGGCCGCTGCCGTGGTGGCTCGCAAGGTGCGCGACAAGGCGCGGATCATCGCGGGCGCCATGCTGGAGGTCAGTCCGGACGACCTCGAATGGACCAAGGGCCGCTGGTCGGTCGCGGGCGACCCGGCGGTGACGAAGACGATCCAGGAGATCGCACTCGCCGCGCACGGCTCGCTGGAACTGCCGGACGGGATGGAGGGTCATCTGGAGGCGACGACCGTCTACAATCCGCCCAATCTGACATACCCCTTCGGCGCGTACGTCTGTGTGGTCGACGTCGATTCCGGCACGGGCGCGGTGAAGGTGCGGCGCTTCATCGCCGTGGACGACTGCGGCACCCGTATCAACCCCATGATCATCGAGGGGCAGGTGCACGGCGGTCTGGCCGACGGGGTCGGCATGGCGCTGATGGAGCTCATCAGCTTCGACGAGGACGGCAACTGCCTCTCCGGTTCCTTCATGGACTATCTGCTGCCGACCGCCCTTGAGGTCCCCGCCTGGGAACTCGACCACACCGTCACCCCCTCCCCGCACCATCCGATCGGCGCCAAGGGCATCGGCGAGTCGGCGACCGTCGGTTCGCCGCCGGCCGTCGTCAACGCGGTCCTCGACGCCATCGGCGTACGCCACGCCGACATGCCGCTGACGCCGGGCCGGGTGTGGCAGGCGATGCGGCACGGCGAGGTGGAGGCGCCCCAATGA
- a CDS encoding (2Fe-2S)-binding protein, which produces MRITVSVNGEDHTREVEPRHLLVRFLRDDLELTGTHWGCDTSNCGTCVVLMDGEPVKSCTVLAVMAAGHEIRTVEDLADGAELDPVQQGFIEQHGLQCGFCTPGMMLTGRALLDRNPDPSEQEIREAISGQLCRCTGYLNIVKSIQWAARNEAEAAGSQP; this is translated from the coding sequence ATGCGGATCACCGTCAGCGTCAACGGCGAGGACCACACCCGGGAGGTGGAGCCCCGGCATCTGCTCGTGCGCTTCCTCCGCGACGATCTGGAACTGACCGGCACCCACTGGGGCTGCGACACCAGCAACTGCGGTACGTGCGTGGTGCTGATGGACGGGGAGCCCGTCAAGAGCTGTACGGTCCTGGCGGTCATGGCGGCCGGACACGAGATCCGTACGGTCGAGGACTTGGCGGACGGCGCCGAACTCGACCCTGTACAGCAGGGTTTCATCGAACAGCACGGCCTCCAGTGCGGGTTCTGCACCCCGGGCATGATGCTCACCGGCCGCGCGCTCCTCGACCGCAACCCGGATCCGTCCGAGCAGGAGATCCGCGAGGCCATCTCCGGCCAGCTGTGCCGGTGCACCGGCTATCTGAACATCGTCAAGTCCATCCAGTGGGCAGCACGCAACGAGGCCGAGGCCGCGGGGAGTCAGCCATGA
- a CDS encoding xanthine dehydrogenase family protein subunit M, translated as MQVPASFDYQRAESVDEALELLRRYGEEARVLAGGHSLLPMMKLRLAGPEVLIDINDLHELDHIDLAGGELRIGALTRHRTLLESELVGRHFPIVHDAEKVIADPPVRNRGTIGGSLCQADPSEDLSAVCGALHARAVIRGSAGERIVAMADFHQGPYETAVGVGEMLVEVRIPVLPGAGSAYEKVERKAGDWAVAAAGAALTLREGRIEDAGVGLAAVGAGALNLHTVQTLLNGSEPSEALYQEAGRIASESCSPVTDGRGSAEYKRHLAGELTRRALRRAVARARAAGSTAGEA; from the coding sequence GTGCAGGTACCCGCTTCGTTCGACTATCAGCGCGCGGAAAGCGTGGACGAGGCCCTGGAGTTGCTGCGGCGCTACGGCGAGGAGGCACGGGTGCTGGCCGGCGGGCACAGCCTGCTGCCCATGATGAAGCTGCGGCTGGCCGGCCCCGAGGTCCTGATCGACATCAACGACCTGCACGAACTCGACCACATCGACCTGGCCGGGGGCGAACTGCGCATCGGTGCGCTGACCCGGCACCGCACGCTGCTGGAATCGGAGCTGGTCGGCCGGCACTTCCCCATCGTCCACGACGCGGAGAAGGTGATCGCCGACCCGCCGGTCCGCAATCGCGGCACCATCGGCGGCTCCCTGTGTCAGGCGGACCCCTCGGAGGACCTGTCCGCGGTGTGCGGCGCGCTGCACGCCCGCGCCGTGATCCGCGGGTCGGCCGGTGAACGGATCGTCGCCATGGCCGACTTCCACCAGGGACCGTACGAGACGGCGGTGGGCGTCGGGGAGATGCTCGTCGAGGTGCGGATCCCGGTTCTGCCGGGGGCGGGCAGCGCGTACGAGAAGGTCGAGCGCAAGGCCGGTGACTGGGCCGTCGCTGCCGCGGGCGCCGCCTTGACCCTGCGCGAGGGACGGATCGAGGACGCGGGCGTGGGCCTGGCCGCTGTCGGCGCCGGGGCCCTGAACCTCCACACCGTCCAGACCCTCCTGAACGGCAGCGAACCGTCCGAGGCGCTGTACCAGGAGGCGGGCCGGATCGCGTCCGAGAGCTGTTCGCCGGTCACCGACGGCCGGGGCAGCGCGGAGTACAAGCGGCATCTGGCCGGCGAACTCACCAGGCGGGCACTGCGGCGGGCGGTCGCCCGGGCCCGTGCCGCCGGATCCACGGCAGGGGAGGCGTGA
- a CDS encoding LysR family transcriptional regulator yields the protein MTLTQLRAFVTVARLGSVKAAAASLGVTEAAVSGAVAALRRELGDLLFIRASGGISLTPGGRRLAAGAAEIVGLAEETRHRVRQASSSTAHLRVASTEAGAEQVLPALLAAFGRRQPDLDADTLAVPVAVFGDLLRDRRADVTIGPAPHPEPSIESIPFLRFQLVVVAAPDHPLRHRQRLTPGQLAHEPWLLGPAGLDPDTLSGTFLSHIGVEAKKAKAFPSVTASLNAVAGGAGLSLAFLHVVRDELRRGSLALLDVSGARLGGMLYASALAGERRSTTAAALCRFVTTPAATQAVLTRSKGVPMNEFRPPVHVTIWS from the coding sequence ATGACGCTGACTCAGCTCCGCGCGTTCGTCACGGTGGCCCGCCTCGGCTCGGTCAAGGCGGCCGCGGCGTCGCTCGGTGTCACGGAGGCGGCGGTCTCCGGTGCGGTCGCGGCCCTCCGTCGCGAACTCGGCGATCTGCTCTTCATCCGGGCCTCCGGCGGGATCAGTCTCACGCCGGGCGGCAGACGCCTCGCGGCCGGTGCCGCCGAGATCGTCGGCCTCGCCGAGGAGACCCGCCACCGGGTGCGGCAGGCGAGCTCCAGTACCGCCCACCTGCGGGTGGCGTCCACCGAGGCCGGCGCCGAGCAGGTGCTCCCCGCGCTGCTCGCGGCGTTCGGGCGGCGCCAGCCCGACCTGGACGCCGACACCCTCGCCGTGCCGGTCGCGGTCTTCGGCGACCTGCTCCGCGACCGCCGGGCCGATGTCACGATCGGTCCGGCCCCGCACCCGGAACCGTCCATCGAGTCGATACCGTTCCTGCGCTTCCAGCTCGTGGTCGTGGCGGCACCGGATCACCCGCTGCGACACCGCCAGCGGCTGACACCCGGCCAACTCGCCCACGAACCATGGTTACTCGGGCCGGCCGGACTGGACCCGGACACCCTGTCCGGCACCTTCCTCTCCCACATCGGCGTCGAGGCGAAGAAGGCCAAGGCCTTCCCCAGCGTCACGGCCTCGCTGAACGCGGTGGCCGGCGGGGCGGGGCTGTCCCTCGCCTTCCTGCACGTGGTGCGCGACGAACTGCGGCGCGGGTCGCTGGCGTTGCTCGATGTCTCCGGCGCCCGGCTCGGCGGCATGCTGTACGCGAGCGCGCTCGCCGGTGAACGGAGATCGACGACCGCCGCCGCGCTGTGCCGGTTCGTCACGACGCCGGCCGCGACGCAGGCGGTGCTGACCCGGTCCAAGGGGGTTCCCATGAACGAGTTCCGTCCGCCGGTCCATGTCACGATCTGGAGCTGA
- a CDS encoding SRPBCC domain-containing protein: protein MDFTNEFRVNLPADQAWALLTDVERIAPCMPGAQLTGVDGDAYNGLVKVKVGPMTVQYKGVVSFEEKDDAGRTAVLHARGRDTRGQGNADARVTARLTPDGDGTRVTVDTRLTITGKIAQFGKGMIEEVSGKLLTQFVDNLEGQLAAEKREPLPEVEAKPESEPESGSGASAETAPAAPASEGVRPTEAPSVPRPSATAAPEPLDLMSVARGAVLKRALPVVIVIAVIVIVLVVWLTAG, encoded by the coding sequence ATGGACTTCACCAACGAGTTCCGAGTGAACCTCCCCGCCGACCAGGCCTGGGCGCTGCTGACGGACGTGGAGCGGATCGCTCCCTGCATGCCCGGCGCCCAGCTCACCGGCGTGGACGGCGATGCCTACAACGGCCTCGTGAAGGTCAAGGTCGGTCCCATGACCGTCCAGTACAAGGGCGTTGTCTCCTTCGAGGAGAAGGACGACGCAGGGCGGACGGCGGTCCTTCACGCGCGCGGCCGCGACACCCGCGGCCAGGGCAACGCCGACGCCCGCGTCACCGCCCGGCTGACCCCGGACGGCGACGGAACACGGGTGACGGTGGACACCCGGCTCACCATCACGGGCAAGATCGCGCAGTTCGGGAAAGGGATGATCGAGGAGGTCAGCGGGAAACTGCTGACACAGTTCGTCGACAACCTGGAGGGGCAGCTCGCGGCCGAGAAGCGGGAGCCGTTGCCCGAGGTCGAGGCCAAGCCGGAGTCCGAGCCCGAGTCCGGATCAGGAGCCTCGGCGGAGACCGCTCCAGCCGCCCCCGCGTCGGAGGGCGTCCGCCCCACGGAAGCCCCCTCCGTCCCCCGCCCCTCCGCCACCGCCGCGCCGGAACCCCTCGACCTGATGAGCGTCGCCCGGGGCGCCGTCCTGAAGCGCGCGCTCCCGGTCGTGATCGTCATCGCCGTGATCGTCATCGTGCTCGTTGTCTGGCTCACCGCAGGCTGA
- a CDS encoding FAD-dependent oxidoreductase, translated as MPRPLRVAIVGAGPAGIYAADALLKSAVAAAEPGVSIDLFERMPAPFGLIRYGVAPDHPRIKGIVKALNQVLDKPQVRLFGNVDYPGDINLDDLRAFYDAVVFSTGATADRALDIPGIDLDGSYGAADFVSWYDGHPDVPRTWPLEAEKVAVLGVGNVALDVARILAKTADELLPTEIPPNVYDGLKANKALEVHVFGRRGPAQAKFSPMELRELDHSPNIEVIVDPEDIDYDEGSIAARRSEKQTDMVAKTLENWAIRDVGNRQHKLFLHFFESPTEILGEDGKVVGLRTERTALDGTGNVKGTGEFKDWDLGAVYRAVGYLSDKLPKLPWDVDSGTVPDKGGRVIQETGEHLQSTYVTGWIRRGPVGLIGHTKGDANETVASLLDDHENGRLHTPDAPAPEAVDAFLAERNVRYTTWEGWYRLDAAEKALGEPQGRERVKLVEREEMLDASGA; from the coding sequence ATGCCTCGCCCTCTGCGGGTAGCCATTGTCGGAGCCGGCCCCGCCGGGATCTACGCTGCCGACGCGCTGCTGAAGTCCGCAGTGGCGGCGGCCGAGCCCGGTGTCTCCATCGACCTCTTCGAGCGGATGCCGGCCCCCTTCGGCCTGATCCGCTACGGCGTGGCCCCCGACCACCCGCGTATCAAGGGCATCGTCAAGGCCCTGAACCAGGTGCTCGACAAGCCCCAGGTCCGTCTCTTCGGCAACGTCGACTACCCGGGCGACATCAACCTCGACGACCTGCGCGCCTTCTACGACGCGGTGGTCTTCTCCACGGGCGCGACGGCCGACCGGGCGCTCGACATACCCGGCATCGACCTCGACGGCTCGTACGGCGCGGCGGACTTCGTCTCCTGGTACGACGGGCACCCGGACGTACCGCGGACCTGGCCGCTCGAAGCGGAGAAGGTCGCCGTCCTCGGTGTCGGCAACGTCGCGCTCGACGTGGCACGCATCCTCGCCAAGACCGCGGACGAGCTGCTGCCGACCGAGATCCCGCCGAACGTCTACGACGGCCTCAAGGCCAACAAGGCCCTGGAGGTCCACGTCTTCGGCCGCCGCGGCCCGGCGCAGGCGAAGTTCAGCCCGATGGAGCTCCGCGAGCTGGACCACTCCCCGAACATCGAGGTCATCGTCGACCCCGAGGACATCGACTACGACGAGGGCTCGATCGCGGCCCGGCGCAGCGAGAAGCAGACCGACATGGTCGCCAAGACCCTCGAGAACTGGGCCATCCGCGACGTCGGCAACCGGCAGCACAAGCTGTTCCTCCACTTCTTCGAGTCGCCCACCGAGATTCTCGGCGAGGACGGCAAGGTCGTCGGCCTGCGCACCGAGCGCACCGCCCTCGACGGCACCGGCAACGTCAAGGGCACCGGCGAGTTCAAGGACTGGGACCTCGGCGCCGTCTACCGCGCCGTCGGCTACCTCTCCGACAAGCTGCCCAAGCTGCCCTGGGACGTCGACTCCGGCACGGTTCCGGACAAGGGCGGCCGGGTGATCCAGGAGACCGGCGAGCACCTGCAGTCGACGTACGTCACCGGCTGGATCAGGCGCGGCCCGGTCGGTCTGATCGGCCACACCAAGGGCGACGCCAACGAGACGGTCGCCAGCCTCCTCGACGACCACGAGAACGGCCGCCTGCACACCCCCGACGCACCCGCCCCGGAGGCCGTGGACGCGTTCCTGGCCGAGCGCAACGTCCGCTACACCACGTGGGAGGGCTGGTACCGCCTCGACGCCGCGGAGAAGGCGCTCGGTGAACCGCAGGGCCGCGAGCGCGTGAAGCTCGTCGAGCGCGAGGAGATGCTCGACGCGAGCGGCGCGTAG